The sequence below is a genomic window from Campylobacter anatolicus.
TGTAAAGCTTAGTGATAACACTCTAGGAGCAGCTAGTGATACAGCAATAAGCCAAAGAGGTATTTATCAACTACTAAATAAAAGCAAAAGCTTTAGCGAAAATGGTTATGTAACACTGCCAAATAATCTAATGATTCAGTGGGGGTTTATCTTATTCAAACAAGACTATAGACGAGATTGGTGACAAAGGAATTTTTATAAGACGCTTTTATGAAAGAGACGTTAAGTATGATCGTACTTTAAAGTGATACATTGATGAGTAATGATGATAGCTTGTTGGGTAAAAAATAAGCAAACCGATAAATAGTTTTAGTAAATAGCAGACATAATAACGGACACTAAAAGTCAAATTTTATTACAATGCACCTATAATACGGAGTTATATAAAAAATTTTAAATCCTTTCGTGGCCACCACATTTTCTGCCATAAAAATTTATATTTTGTTTTAGCATAAGTTGCATATGCACAGTCTGCCAATCATCCTTTTCATCTAATACCACGTCAAATCCAACACTTTTCCAAAATAAAAATCCACCAGGTAAAAAATAGTGCGTATGTAGATAAAGCTGCTCGTAGTCGTAATTTTTAGCAAATTTTAAAGCTTTGCGAAATAAAGCCTTTCCTATACCCATACGCCTAAGCTCGGCCTTGACATAACATCTTGAAATTTCGGCAACATTGCCACAAACTTGATCGTGAAGTATTTTTATACGTTTATCATACTCACCGATAAATATACATCCTACTAGCTCATCGCCGATAAATGCTCCAAATAACGCACTTCTTGCCATCATTATTTCACATTTTAGTCTAGCTTTTATTTGACTAAATCGCTTATCATCTATGCGGTTTTGATAACAGCATTTGCATTGTAAGTATAAAAATTTTTCAACCTTTTCAAAATGATCTAAATCAACCCTTTTTATCTTGATATTTTCAAACACTGTTACCCTTTAAATTTATCGGTATTACCGAGCTTATTAGTCTTTTTGTATAGTCACTAAAACTTGATTTATCAATATTTTTTAAATTTATATCATCATCTATTACGCCATTACGCAACACGATTACACGATCGCATAAAAATGCCACACTCTCAAGATCGTGAGTGATAAAAATAAAGCTCATATCAAGCCTTTGTTTTAGATCTTTTAGTAGTTTAAGTATCTCAAATCCAACGCTTACATCAAGCGAACTAAGTGGCTCGTCAAGTACTAAAATTTTTGGTTTTATAGCTATTGCACGAGCAATACAGATGCGTTGCAGTTGTCCGCCACTAAGCTCATGTGAATAGCGATCTAAAAATGTTTCATTAAGCCAAACATTGTTTAAAATCTCTTTGAAATTTATATCATCTTTGCGTCCCCAAAATGGCTCAGATAAAATTTCTCTGACCTTAAAATTTGGATTTATAGATGTGTTGTAGTCTTGAAAAACTACGCTTAGAGTATTTTTACTGCTATTTTTCCATTTTGTTAAGCTTAAGTTTTCATATAAAATTTCTCCACTATCAGCCTTTTCTAATCCTAAAATCAACCTAGCAAGCGTGCTTTTGCCACTTCCGCTTTCGCCGATTATGGCGGTGCAAGAGCCCTTTTTGATAGTGAAATTTATATCGTTTAGCACCATTTTATCACCATAAAATTTATACAAATTTTTTACGCAAAGCATTGGTTAAACCTTGAAAAAAGCTCTTTGTGTGTGTTTATAAGATTTTTAGCACTTTGACTTTTCGGTGATGAGAAAAACTTATCTTTTGTGCCAAACTCTACTAAATTTGAGTGCTGCATAAGTAAAATTTCATCACTTAAAAACGCGACTGCTCCAAGATCATGTGAAACGAAAATGAGTGATTTTTTGCACTCATTTTTGATAAATTTAAAGATATTTAAGATCTCTTTTGCATTTATCGTATCAAGAGCTGATGTCGGCTCATCGGCGATGATGATATCTGGATCTTGAGCGAGAGCTAGTGCGATGATGGCACGTTGCAGTTGTCCGCCACTAAGCTCGTGTGGGTAGGCAGCTGCGGTTTTAGTGGCGTTTAATCCCATTTTATCAAGCCAAAATAAAGTAAGCTCTAAGGCGACTTTTTTGTCTTTTAAATTTAAACTTTCGTAGAATTGATCTTTTATTGTATATAGCGGATCGAGTGCGGTAAGTGCGTTTTGTGTGATGAGTGAGATCTTTTTGCCACGAATTTTATTTAAAGTGATTTGATTTAAGCTTAATAAATTCTCTCCATTAAATTCTATCTTACCGCTTATATTTAAATTTTCTTCACAAAGCCCCATTATAGCCTTGCATATCATCGTCTTACCGCTTCCGCTTTCACCTACAATTCCAAGAGTAGAGCACTCTTTGAGAGCAAATGAGATATTATTTATGAGTATTTTTTGACTGATCTTGTCAGTGATGATTAAATTTTTGACGCTTAAAATTTCGCTCATTTTGCCAACTTTATTTGCATGTAGCGTCTTTTATCAAGTGTCTCTGATAAGCTATCGCCCAAAAAGTTAAAGGCTAAAACTACAACTAGTATACACACACCTGAGGGTAGCGTCTGAAATGGTGCGACGCTTAGAACGTTTTTAGCTTCATTTAGCATCATTCCCCACTCAGGTGTTGGTGCTTGCACCCCAAGCCCTAAAAAAGACAAGGCTGAAAGACTTAGTATCACCCAGCCTACATCAAGCGAAATAAGTAAAATTATATCTTTGGATATACAAGGGAGTATGTGTTTGCATATGATAGTCGTGTCGCTAATGCCACTTGCACGTGAAAAAAGTATAAAATTTACGTTTTTATATTCAAGCGTAAAAGTGTATATCATACGTATATACCATGCACTTTTTGCAATGATAGTTGCGATGATGATATTTGCTACGCCAACGCCTAAAAATCCAACTATAGAAAGGATAAAAAGTTCCGCTGGAAAAGCCAACATTGCATCGCAGACTCTCATAATTACATTGCCAAAAAAATTAAAATATCCAGCGAGTGTACCTATGATAGTGCTTAAAAATATCGTTATAAATATCGTTATAAACGCTAAAAATAGCGTCGTGCGGATACCATAAATGAGCCTTGAAAGCACACATCTGCCAAGATGATCTGTCCCAAGCGGATAGGTTATGCTAAACGAAGCAAATTTGTTTGCTAGATTTGGTGTGAGCGGATCATTTGGAGCGATAAAATTTGCAAAAATACCCAAAAATATCACCATCAAAATGATAAAAATTGAGATAAGAGTTAAAAAATTTTTCCTAAAATTTATGACAATATCTCTCATATTTGTATCCTTTTATCTAGCTTTCGCACGAGTATATCGGCAGTGAGATTAAAGATTATAAAAGCTGAGCTAAGCAGTAAAATATGAGCTGATATAAGTGGATAATCCCTGCTAAAAATCGCTTGCAAACATACTCGACCAACACCATTAAGTCCAAATATGCTCTCAACGACAAATGTGCCAGCTATGAACTTTGGCACGGACATACCAAGTGCGATTATACAGGGTTTAAGAGCGTTTTTAATGATATGGCGGTTGATTAAATTTTTGCTTAGCCCACGAGCCTTTGCGTAGGCAATGAATGGCTGTGAACTGACGCTTATCATAGTGTTTCTAAGCATTCTAGCATATGTGCTAGTATGGACTATACTTAGCGTGATACTAGGTAGCACAAGGCTTTTAAAACCATTATAACCGCTTGTATCAAATAAATTTAAATTTACCGAAAATATCAAAATCAGTATAAGCCCAAACCAAAAACTAGGCATTGCTGATGATAAAAATATAAAAGCCCTAGCCATCCTATCGCCTAGCGAATTTTCATGCAAACCACAGTAAATTCCCAAAGAAAAACTCAAAGCTAGTATCAAAATAAGAGTGCAAAGAGCAAGACTTAGCGTGATAGGCAATGCATGAAAAATTTCATCTAAAACGGGCGTGCGTGTAACGTAGCTAAGCCCTAAATTTCCACTTATAGCTTCGCTTAGCCAAGCTATATATCTAACAAAAAATGGCTTATTTAGTCCAAGCTCACGCTGCATATCAGATAACGCTTGTGGTGTTACCGTTATATCATTGACACGCAGAGCGACTTCGGCTGGATTAATTGAGTTTAAATTTAATAGACAAAATACTCCAAACGATACGCAAAGTAGCAGTATCGGTGCTAAAGCGATGCGTTTTAGAGCGTATGTTTTCATTTTTGTCTATCTATTCAAAATGCATTTTTTCAAATGGTATCTCGTATTGTGAGATATTAAAGCCAACGCCTTTTAAATTTGGTACGAAAACCGCTTTTGTGCGTGAATAGCTAAGCGGTATATAAATGTTGCTTTCGTGGATATATGTAAAAATTTCTTTATACATTTGTGTGCGTTTAAGCTCATCTGGCTCGATAAGAATTTGTTTTATTTTAGTATCTAGCCACTCTTTTTTTTCAAGTCCTAGTTGGGCTTGATAGTCACCGTGAGTCGGTGTTCGCCACGATGAAATGTATGATTGTGGATCATATGGTATGCCCCAAGATAGGGAGTATTGAAGGTCAAAATCGCCATTTTTTTGACGATTTAAAAATGCTTGTTTCTCTTCGCCGTAAATTTTTAGCTCGATGCCGATGTCTTTAAAGTTGCTTTGTATGTATTCACTGATGACTTTTTCTTGGGCGTTATTGATGTTAAAATAAAGTCTTAAACTAAGTTTAACATTGTCTTTGTATCTGTATCCATCATCGCCCTTTTTATATCCCGCTTCGTCTAAAATCTGTGCTGCCTTTGTTGGATCAAATTTTTTAGCCACAAGTTCTATATTTGCATATGGTGTTGTCTTTGCAAATAGTGTATCAGCCACTTTTTCGGTACCATTTAGTATACCACTAACTATATCTTGTTTATTTACTGCGTATACCAGAGCTTCACGCACTTTTATATCCATCGTTATAGGCTGTTTTGAGTTTAGTAGTATCGCTCTTGATGCGATCGGTTCGCTTAGAAGTGTAGCTAGTTTATCACTATTTTGTACAGCTTTAAATGCATCTAAATTTATCATATCACCGTCTGCACCAAATATTAGATCGATTTCACCCTTTTGTAGTGCTAAAAGCATAGTCTGATGATCTGGTATAACACGCCATTTTACGCTTTTTAGCTTCGGTTTTTCACCCCAGTAGTTTTCATTGCGTTCAAATAGTGCAAATGCATTCTTATCGTATTTGCTAAGTACCCAAGCACCAGTGCCGACGAGACATTTAACGCCATCTTTTGTGCTACCATTTTCAAAACAATTTGGTGATAGAAAACGAAATGGACGAGTCATTGCAAGTTCGGTTAGCGTTGGATAGTAAGGATTTTTCAAATTTAGTTTAAATGTAAATTTATCGACTACTTCTGTACTTTGTATCTCATTTATTAGCTCAAGCCAAGCGTGTCGTGTACGGTTTGCCAAAACTGCATCGATATTTTGTTTGACTACATTTGCATCAAATTCGCTTCCATCGCTAAATTTAATGTCTTTTCTAAGATGAAAAATATAGCTTTTGTCACCGTCTATTATCTCCCATCTTTGAGCTAAATTTGGCTTTATACCATCTTTAGTATCTAAAATGAGTGGCTCAAATACCATATTTTGAGCTGCCATTTCACCGCTATAAAGGTGTGGGTTTATATTTCTTATATCTTTTGTGCTGGCATATACAAGCTCAGTTTTGATTTGTTTTTTGCTTGTCGTTTCGCTACAACCAAAAAATATAAAGCTAAATGCAACAAGCACTAAAATCATACTTTTAAATTTAAACAGCATCATATTTTGATCCTCTGAAATATTACTAAATAAATACTAGTGTTATTTTAGTATTTTAAATTTAAAATTAAT
It includes:
- a CDS encoding GNAT family N-acetyltransferase; the encoded protein is MFENIKIKRVDLDHFEKVEKFLYLQCKCCYQNRIDDKRFSQIKARLKCEIMMARSALFGAFIGDELVGCIFIGEYDKRIKILHDQVCGNVAEISRCYVKAELRRMGIGKALFRKALKFAKNYDYEQLYLHTHYFLPGGFLFWKSVGFDVVLDEKDDWQTVHMQLMLKQNINFYGRKCGGHERI
- a CDS encoding ABC transporter ATP-binding protein, translated to MLCVKNLYKFYGDKMVLNDINFTIKKGSCTAIIGESGSGKSTLARLILGLEKADSGEILYENLSLTKWKNSSKNTLSVVFQDYNTSINPNFKVREILSEPFWGRKDDINFKEILNNVWLNETFLDRYSHELSGGQLQRICIARAIAIKPKILVLDEPLSSLDVSVGFEILKLLKDLKQRLDMSFIFITHDLESVAFLCDRVIVLRNGVIDDDINLKNIDKSSFSDYTKRLISSVIPINLKGNSV
- a CDS encoding ABC transporter ATP-binding protein, translating into MSEILSVKNLIITDKISQKILINNISFALKECSTLGIVGESGSGKTMICKAIMGLCEENLNISGKIEFNGENLLSLNQITLNKIRGKKISLITQNALTALDPLYTIKDQFYESLNLKDKKVALELTLFWLDKMGLNATKTAAAYPHELSGGQLQRAIIALALAQDPDIIIADEPTSALDTINAKEILNIFKFIKNECKKSLIFVSHDLGAVAFLSDEILLMQHSNLVEFGTKDKFFSSPKSQSAKNLINTHKELFSRFNQCFA
- the opp1C gene encoding nickel/cobalt ABC transporter permease, with product MRDIVINFRKNFLTLISIFIILMVIFLGIFANFIAPNDPLTPNLANKFASFSITYPLGTDHLGRCVLSRLIYGIRTTLFLAFITIFITIFLSTIIGTLAGYFNFFGNVIMRVCDAMLAFPAELFILSIVGFLGVGVANIIIATIIAKSAWYIRMIYTFTLEYKNVNFILFSRASGISDTTIICKHILPCISKDIILLISLDVGWVILSLSALSFLGLGVQAPTPEWGMMLNEAKNVLSVAPFQTLPSGVCILVVVLAFNFLGDSLSETLDKRRYMQIKLAK
- a CDS encoding ABC transporter permease, with translation MKTYALKRIALAPILLLCVSFGVFCLLNLNSINPAEVALRVNDITVTPQALSDMQRELGLNKPFFVRYIAWLSEAISGNLGLSYVTRTPVLDEIFHALPITLSLALCTLILILALSFSLGIYCGLHENSLGDRMARAFIFLSSAMPSFWFGLILILIFSVNLNLFDTSGYNGFKSLVLPSITLSIVHTSTYARMLRNTMISVSSQPFIAYAKARGLSKNLINRHIIKNALKPCIIALGMSVPKFIAGTFVVESIFGLNGVGRVCLQAIFSRDYPLISAHILLLSSAFIIFNLTADILVRKLDKRIQI
- the nikA gene encoding nickel ABC transporter substrate-binding protein, which encodes MMLFKFKSMILVLVAFSFIFFGCSETTSKKQIKTELVYASTKDIRNINPHLYSGEMAAQNMVFEPLILDTKDGIKPNLAQRWEIIDGDKSYIFHLRKDIKFSDGSEFDANVVKQNIDAVLANRTRHAWLELINEIQSTEVVDKFTFKLNLKNPYYPTLTELAMTRPFRFLSPNCFENGSTKDGVKCLVGTGAWVLSKYDKNAFALFERNENYWGEKPKLKSVKWRVIPDHQTMLLALQKGEIDLIFGADGDMINLDAFKAVQNSDKLATLLSEPIASRAILLNSKQPITMDIKVREALVYAVNKQDIVSGILNGTEKVADTLFAKTTPYANIELVAKKFDPTKAAQILDEAGYKKGDDGYRYKDNVKLSLRLYFNINNAQEKVISEYIQSNFKDIGIELKIYGEEKQAFLNRQKNGDFDLQYSLSWGIPYDPQSYISSWRTPTHGDYQAQLGLEKKEWLDTKIKQILIEPDELKRTQMYKEIFTYIHESNIYIPLSYSRTKAVFVPNLKGVGFNISQYEIPFEKMHFE